In Passer domesticus isolate bPasDom1 chromosome 1, bPasDom1.hap1, whole genome shotgun sequence, one DNA window encodes the following:
- the KLF10 gene encoding Krueppel-like factor 10 has product MEMMTEKQRDMRYFWNNTPEKSDYEAVEALISMSCNWKSDLKRHAEMRPITPASDMSEESDEALLPGAADFNAIPAFCLTPPYSPSDLEMSQVIHPLGKALPEAAKPPVATPRREAERSPAAGPLKARVTSVIRHTADAQLCDHKTCPVRTASVLKFQDSAWGETNRKRSAKEEPSVCSAVAPSAASAEPSGLSVAEGRTAEPAAGPVPSAKPSVSKEESVPEPAEQPAVAAPLSPARGSGAPPVPVICQMVPLPTNNSVVTAVVPSAAPSQQPALCQPMVFMGTQVPKGAVMFVVPQPVVQGTKAPIVSPNGTRLSPIAPAPGFVPSTAKTTPQADSSRIRSHICGYPGCGKTYFKSSHLKAHVRTHTGEKPFSCSWKGCERRFARSDELSRHRRTHTGEKKFACPMCERRFMRSDHLTKHARRHLSAKKLPNWQMEVSKLSDGALPPASATAQ; this is encoded by the exons ATGGAGATGATGACTGAAAAACAGAGAGATATGAGGTATTTCTGGAACAATACACCTGAAAAAAGTGATTATGAGGCTGTAGAAGCCCTTATTTCTATGAGTTGTAACTGGAAATCAGATCTCAAGAGGCATGCAGAAATGAGACCTATAACTCCTGCATCTGACATGTCAGAAGAAAGTGACGAGGCTTTGCTTCCTGGAGCAGCGGACTTCAATGCAATACCAGCATTT TGCCTGACCCCTCCCTACAGCCCTTCGGACTTGGAGATGTCGCAGGTGATCCATCCGCTCGGCAAGGCGCTGCCCGAGGCTGCCAAGCCTCCTGTGGCCACACCCCGGAGAGAAGCGGAGCGGTCTCCAGCGGCCGGGCCTCTGAAGGCTCGAGTGACAAGTGTTATCCGGCACACGGCTGATGCCCAGCTCTGTGATCACAAAACCTGCCCTGTGAGAACGGCCAGTGTGCTCAAATTCCAGGACAGTGCTTGGGGGGAAACAAACAGGAAACGGAGCGCCAAAGAAGAGCCCTCGGTGTGCTCTGCCGTGGCACCGAGTGCAGCCAGCGCTGAGCCCAGCGGACTGTCAGTGGCAGAAGGAAGAACTGCAGAGCCGGCTGCTGGTCCCGTGCCCTCGGCAAAGCCCTCGGTGAGCAAGGAGGAGTCTGTCCCTGAGCCAGCCGAGCAGCCAGCGGTGGCAGCACCGCTGTCCCCTGCCCGAGGCAGCGGGGCCCCCCCTGTGCCAGTGATTTGCCAGATGGTGCCACTGCCCACAAACAACAGTGTTGTGACGGCCGTGGTGCCCAGCGCCGCCCCgagccagcagccagctctctgccagcccaTGGTCTTCATGGGCACCCaggttcccaaaggtgctgTCATGTTTGTTGTGCCCCAGCCCGTTGTGCAGGGCACGAAGGCTCCCATTGTAAGTCCAAATGGCACGAGACTCTCTCCCAttgcccctgctcctggctttgTACCTTCTACAGCAAAAACCACTCCTCAGGCTGATTCTTCAAGAATAAGAAGTCACATTTGCGGCTACCCAGGATGTGGGAAAACGTACTTCAAGAGCTCCCATTTGAAGGCTCATGTCAGAACACACACAG GAGAAAAGCCGTTCAGTTGCAGTTGGAAGGGCTGTGAGAGGAGGTTTGCTCGCTCTGATGAACTGTCCCGGCACCGCAGGACGCACACCGGCGAGAAGAAGTTTGCGTGCCCGATGTGCGAGCGGCGCTTCATGCGCAGCGACCACCTCACGAAGCACGCGCGGCGCCACTTGTCGGCAAAGAAATTACCGAACTGGCAGATGGAGGTGAGCAAGCTCAGCGacggagccctgccgccagcgtCTGCCACCGCCCAGTGA